A region of the Desulfobacter postgatei 2ac9 genome:
TCTGGGAAAGAAGAGCCGGCAGAAGTGCTCAAGGTCGCCTACTCCCTGGAACAGGGGTTGAGAGAATTTTATCTTACTCTGGGCGAACAGACGACCAACAAAAAGGTGAAAGACCTGTTTGCAAAACTTTCTGAAATCGAATTGAATCATCAAAAATCCATTTTTCAGGCCTATCTGGATATTGGTGGGGAAAATGTAAAGATGTCTCAAAAAGACTTTGAGGCTATGGTGGAAGTAAAATCCCTGGAGGGTGGTCTTTCCACGGAACAGTATCTTGAGCTGTTCAGCCCGGACCTGGACAAGGAAACGGATGTGATCTCGCTGGCCATGTCCATTGAAGCACAGGCTCTGGATCTTTACCAGCGTGTCACAGTGAGAATAGACAACCCTGATTCAAGACAGATTGTTCAAAACATCGCCAATGAAGAAAAAGCCCACATAGAAAGCCTGGGAAAACTTATGGATACCCTAAAAGGAACGAATTAATGAAAAAAAATTTGATTCTGATCGGCGGCGGACATGCCCACATGACGGCGCTTGAAAATATTTCCCGCTTTGTTGAAAAGGGGTATAAGGTTACCGTGATCGGTCCGTCCCTTTACCACTATTATTCCGGCATGGGACCGGGTATGCTGGGCGGGACATACACCCCGTCGGACATTCGTTTTGCCACCCGGGATGTTGTATGCAAACAAGGCGGTCTTTTTGTAAAGGATTATGTGACCCGGATTGACCCGGCGGCAAAAACGGTTCAAACCGCCAGCGGCCAAAGTTTGGCCTATGATGTGCTTTCCGTGAATGCAGGCTCCTATGTCTCCATGCAGGATGTGCCTGAAAATGCGGAAAATATTTATCCGGTCAAACCCATTGAAAAGCTTATGGAAGCGGCAGAAAAGCTCAAGATTCTTTTTAAACGTAAAAAAGCAGTGGTGACAATCGTTGGCGGCGGCCCCTCCTCGGCAGAAGTGGCAGGGAACATATGGCAACTGGCAAAACAGACAAAGCAAAATATGCCGGAAATAAAAATTCTTGCCGGCAACCGGTTTATGGCCAGGTTTCCTGAAAGCGTCCGCTGCCGTGTAAGCAGTATTCTTAAAACAAGGGGTATCCGGATTTTTGAAAACGGGTATGTAGAAAAAGTAACAGCCGAATCCGTTCTGATGGCTTCGGGCGAATCGCTGTCCACTGATTTTACTTTTCTTGCCTCGGGCGTGAAACCGTCAAAAATTTTTGAAGCATCCGGCCTGCCGGTTGGTCCGGATAAGGGTATGCTGGTAAACAGATACCTGCAAAGCGTGAAGTATCCGGATATTTTTGGCGGGGGGGATTGTATCAGTTTTAAGGATCAACCGTTAGACAAGGTCGGCGTGTACGCGGTCCGGCAAAATCCGGTGCTGCTGAACAACCTGTTTGCCCGGCTTGAAGGCAGTCCGCTGGAGAGGTTTAATCCGGGACCGGAGTACCTGTTAATTTTTAACCTTGGCGCAAACCACGGCGTGTTGAAAAAAAGAGGGATCGTGTTTAGCGGAAAACCGGCATTTTGGATCAAAGACTATATTGACACAAAATTCATGAAAAAATTTCAGGCCATAGAAAAAATACTTTAAAGGGCAGCGCCTCTTGCGGATAAAGCATTTCTGCAAGAGGCGCTATTGAAAACATAGTACTGAAGTACCGGGAGACCGTTCCCGGCACACGGAAAAGACGGGGTTATGAAAAAAGTTCCTTATGCTGTAGGCAATTTTGAGCAAATTATTATTGCCTCCCAAAGTTACGACTCACGAGGAAATAAAAGCATCAGAGGCAGATAAGCCCGATTGGCATAATTTTGTGAAAAAATCTTGATATAGAGTGGAATAGTCCATTTGCAACGCAGATTAACTCCGTATTACACTAATGTCGAGATTTTTTTACTAAAGATACAAACAACGCCTTGGTTGATACCTTAAAAGTTAGTAAAATTTTTAAATGCTATTGGGCGACAGATATGTCTATAATTGGAGCTCCATAGCCTTGCCAATCACAGCGTTTACTACTTCAGCATTGTGTCACTGAACCTTTAAATAAGGGGTGACCACTTCTTCAGCCAGTCCTTCTCCAAGATGATTTTTTGGCCGCTTCATCGATGAAACAGTTTACAGCAACTCGGAATAATTTTTGTGTCCGGACCACTTGGGCAGATCATCCTGTATTTCAATTACCCTTGAACCATAGAAAAGATGGCATGTTGGTTTGAATGACTCTGGCACCTCGACTGGATACCCGAAATCAAACAACGATGGGAAAGCGAGCCACATCCTGCGCCCTTCATCAGCAATTGGGGTGCCACATTTACCGCAGCGAACTTTACAGGGGAGAATGCGCTCTGGCCGATTTTGTTCACTGTTATAAAAAAACAGATCCTCCAAACCAGCGATGAACCTTACATGGTGTTTGTGGAAAATCGCCGCCCACTGCATAGGTGCACCATGTAGCCTCTGGCAAGTCGTACAATGACAAATCTTGGCATCCACTGGATCAGCGCTCACCTCATATCGGACGGCTCCGCAAAAGCATGAGGCTTGGTACTTGGCAACAAATCCTGTATCTTCCAGGGAAGCATAATCGAGGCCGAATGAGGTTTCCATTATCAATGCCTGTTTTTTTTATTCCGTTTTTCTTATGCCCTTGATTACAACAAAAGAGCCTCTCCCGAAGCCTTCCACAATGGTATTGGGTATTTCTCCAGGGATAAGGGTTTGTAAAACATTCGATATCACAAAACCCGATACATTAAGATAGCTTAGCACCTCCGGCACTGAGAAAAAGGTGGCATCTTTGTAGAACTTGCTGTTTTCTTTCTTTTCAGAATACTGTTTGCCAAGCTCGCTCTCTTTGTCTACAAATCCAACAATAATGAATCCATCGTTTTTTAATACCCGGAAAGCCTCTCTAAAAGATTTAACGATATCATCAACAAAGCAGATGGTCGTTACCATCATAACAAAATCAAACCGGCCATCAGAAAAGGGCAAATTTTCTGCAACACCGGAATGAACGTCGATGCCTTGTAATCTTGCTATGCTTGCCATTTTTTCTGAAGGCTCAACGCCGACCTTAATCCCCAGAGGAACAGCAAACTTCCCCGAGCCAACGCCTACTTCCATGCCCTCCGCTCCGGCGGAAGGGATAAGCCGGCGGATTGTCTCTATTTCAGCGGCATAGAAATCTGGGTGCTTATCAAACCATTGGTCATACTCCTCACTGTACTTTTCGAATGATTCAATTTTGGGCATGATCAACTCCAATAGGCTCATCATGGAACGATTGAGCTGTGCGGCACGGCTTTTTGTGTCCGCACCGGTGACAGGTTAGCTATAATTCTCAATAATCTGAAGAATATCCCTACCCGGCCCAATTATGCAAGAAAAAATAGTATTTGATGAATCAGAACAGCAAAGCAACACCACACTATCCACCCCTTCTCCTAATATATCTGGATCATAATTTGATGGGAAAGGGGCCAGTACTAACCCTGGAAGCACTGGTGACTCCATGAAAGCTCTGTACCTTTTCAATGAGTTCACTTAATCCGGTGTTGCTCTCATTCGGGGATGTATTGGGTTGAGGGAACAGTTTGTCAATGGGCGCGAGAAATTGAGCCATTTATGGTCATCAAAAATGAGCCACACCGACTCAATTTATAAATCTCCTTTGCTTTTTTCTGTTAGCGGGCCATGATATTTAAAACCGGCTTCAATCAAAATATATTCCAACATTATCCCAACCTCACCTCTTCGCTTGAGTTCATCAAGCATCCACTTTTGTATTCTGGCATTGACATGA
Encoded here:
- a CDS encoding GFA family protein, giving the protein METSFGLDYASLEDTGFVAKYQASCFCGAVRYEVSADPVDAKICHCTTCQRLHGAPMQWAAIFHKHHVRFIAGLEDLFFYNSEQNRPERILPCKVRCGKCGTPIADEGRRMWLAFPSLFDFGYPVEVPESFKPTCHLFYGSRVIEIQDDLPKWSGHKNYSELL
- a CDS encoding NAD(P)/FAD-dependent oxidoreductase; the protein is MKKNLILIGGGHAHMTALENISRFVEKGYKVTVIGPSLYHYYSGMGPGMLGGTYTPSDIRFATRDVVCKQGGLFVKDYVTRIDPAAKTVQTASGQSLAYDVLSVNAGSYVSMQDVPENAENIYPVKPIEKLMEAAEKLKILFKRKKAVVTIVGGGPSSAEVAGNIWQLAKQTKQNMPEIKILAGNRFMARFPESVRCRVSSILKTRGIRIFENGYVEKVTAESVLMASGESLSTDFTFLASGVKPSKIFEASGLPVGPDKGMLVNRYLQSVKYPDIFGGGDCISFKDQPLDKVGVYAVRQNPVLLNNLFARLEGSPLERFNPGPEYLLIFNLGANHGVLKKRGIVFSGKPAFWIKDYIDTKFMKKFQAIEKIL
- a CDS encoding class I SAM-dependent methyltransferase; protein product: MPKIESFEKYSEEYDQWFDKHPDFYAAEIETIRRLIPSAGAEGMEVGVGSGKFAVPLGIKVGVEPSEKMASIARLQGIDVHSGVAENLPFSDGRFDFVMMVTTICFVDDIVKSFREAFRVLKNDGFIIVGFVDKESELGKQYSEKKENSKFYKDATFFSVPEVLSYLNVSGFVISNVLQTLIPGEIPNTIVEGFGRGSFVVIKGIRKTE
- a CDS encoding rhodanese-like domain-containing protein — protein: MKWLQFFTPAKSMDTAQAKAFISTHPSEKTTILDVRQPSEYETSHIPGAVLIPLSELSDRLEELDPDKSTLVYCAIGGRSRVAAQMLAGKGFKKVINVSGGIKAWASEIAVGPQDLGLDLFSGKEEPAEVLKVAYSLEQGLREFYLTLGEQTTNKKVKDLFAKLSEIELNHQKSIFQAYLDIGGENVKMSQKDFEAMVEVKSLEGGLSTEQYLELFSPDLDKETDVISLAMSIEAQALDLYQRVTVRIDNPDSRQIVQNIANEEKAHIESLGKLMDTLKGTN